One window of the bacterium genome contains the following:
- a CDS encoding MFS transporter has translation MTTRLHYGWVLLGVATLAVVSAMGVARQGYGIILPAMQTGLGMNNTQAGLLATANLTTYLVLALVGGALASHLGPRVVITSGLFLVAVGLLATGHAQSFAAAALWRAVTGVGTGATNVPAMGLLSAWFAPSRRGLGTGIAVTGSSIGLILVGPTVPLVLAAYPGVGWRLCWYGFGAFAFVVAVLAVLLLRNSPGPMGLRPIGDTGAVAAPPTASPSAAPPAPGPTWRTVYASGAVWHLGFVYIAYGFSYIIYVTFFVKGLMAEGGYTQVGAGRLFMVMGWASLLCGLIWGWVS, from the coding sequence TTGACCACACGACTGCACTACGGCTGGGTTCTGCTGGGGGTGGCGACGCTCGCCGTCGTCAGCGCCATGGGGGTGGCGCGCCAGGGCTACGGCATCATCCTCCCGGCCATGCAGACCGGGCTGGGGATGAACAACACCCAGGCCGGGCTGCTGGCGACGGCCAACCTGACCACCTACCTGGTGCTGGCCTTAGTCGGCGGCGCGTTGGCTTCCCACCTGGGCCCGCGGGTCGTCATCACCTCCGGCCTGTTCCTGGTGGCAGTGGGGCTGCTGGCCACCGGGCACGCCCAGAGCTTCGCCGCGGCGGCCCTGTGGCGGGCCGTCACCGGCGTGGGCACCGGGGCGACCAACGTGCCGGCGATGGGGCTGCTCTCCGCCTGGTTCGCGCCCAGCCGCCGCGGCCTGGGCACGGGCATCGCCGTCACCGGCTCCTCGATCGGGCTCATCCTGGTCGGGCCCACGGTCCCCCTGGTCCTGGCCGCCTACCCCGGCGTGGGCTGGCGCCTGTGCTGGTATGGCTTCGGCGCCTTCGCGTTCGTGGTAGCCGTGCTGGCGGTCTTGCTGCTGCGCAACAGCCCGGGCCCGATGGGTCTGCGCCCGATTGGCGACACCGGGGCGGTCGCCGCGCCCCCGACAGCGTCTCCCTCCGCCGCGCCGCCGGCACCGGGCCCCACCTGGCGCACCGTCTATGCTTCCGGCGCCGTCTGGCACCTCGGCTTCGTCTACATCGCCTACGGCTTCTCGTACATCATCTACGTCACGTTCTTCGTGAAGGGCCTGATGGCCGAGGGTGGGTACACCCAGGTGGGAGCGGGGCGCCTGTTCATGGTCATGGGGTGGGCCAGCCTGCTGTGCGGGCTGATCTGGGGCTGGGTCTCCGA
- a CDS encoding PKD domain-containing protein, whose translation MRSSLGQFPAVALLSLLVLMPGAARAQQDTDRDGLPDAVEEQLATDPQFAEPLQAVGTFTRPVSDKGAMQFAQVQFGNAGQHRWLWAIHFQKPYSFANSTLILYLDADNNPQTGRTGMGCEYMFSHNEGLGGVTAFAPDGGPAVGSNARVALHAGVLYMCVDCPIKQEHGKSVFRYTVLSEYREPHTGADSTAWVNATGPADSDKKVILTIDQIASDEHFLTTEGLDLIWKLQADPANVCLRTPDAELKNMRYHDTEYRWWAVTGANGSLTVTVPKAGTFFPAVVAYDSAGAETYQVLLDGQPLGHFVAAEDDRRQRIHFLDKPVAFKGGEKLTVKVGSVGPHITEDVMLLAQQPPIRGRKFEIQQIESGLTRVEGQDVMRLTWITTWPAACKVEYWPVGAQFTAPGEGATAEGAMNRATTEPVPVANHRVFLSGLRPGTKYGFRILAPKPDGTPVQSPDQSFTFQLPRPLVGTAKRERTPLRIENPYDFPVNDACISTGVPFAQGELGDPTQVRLLAGDGTEKPVQVKPTAYWLDGSIKWLLVTFLESAGPKQIVTDQLEYGSQVQRQAFGSGLELKQEGKQLTVNTGRLRVSFDAGKSALPTAVSFDTDSGRETATQLPWATMKDASGNPFDTLHAPERIEIEEEGPIRTIVKVVGHHQDAAGKPFMAYIIRYVFANEQTAFRVYYTFGNDEASDMTGFKGLTLSLPVGPDGKWTTSVDGQVRAGTKHLSVRQIDDGVCSVNGEGGGSPTTRRADGWVDVSGAKTGLTVAVRDFWQQYPKGFEVFENRIEARLCPEFVSGTYDQRDMMDEVKLYYYLRNGQYTVRQGVQKQHELLIAPHSGGVAKELRDELTAFQEPLIATCTPERYCGTQVFGDILPATAGRSAEYERICENVHRAYTTNRDTSRNFGMLNFGDQFGERRINWANGEYDHHHAFLMQYIRTGDRKWYFLGEKAARHAIDVDTCHYGPRLGGEWIHAMGHTGGYYTKDPFGGLGISGGGFSPSHTWTEGFCDWFALSGDVTASENAALVADHYGGAYLNNYDYGNCRDNGWHLLLTMAAYHATNDPYYLNAARIIVQRTLERVTPGDKPGTSVGWHRQMVPGHCLDMPRHRGEANFMLGVLANGLEVYYGDLPDPRVAEAVKGGATMAVKEMWVPECDGFRYTSCPNMKGYTANNDMTAEVLFFAYRLGGDPQYGEIAMRAMAAAFRDGIGSIAHLRWTPRIINNMDLLRREGLWFAPTQGSVASRPAVRIVLRSDKAQSFNISLTGQKPVQWSSLATLATPDGKTLQADDDGLLALENAPPGYYTLTVAAVPTAWQMDTTLRYWVVDASQGVVLQVGKMPSLLRYHGGATAALTARQGKPTIGKPATTGGVASVTVSGPGQIVAKLGGQPWLSLGWGELMDPSVPLVSIEGPRALLPGVLSAEYRAQVTDLDDDAVSYVWDFGDGQTVQGQSVRHTFAAMGRQRVRVTVTDKAGHRADAEIGVSLPPAELATAKPEQVIALEAEDFADQGGDKVQVFDRIGNSGRMISYWDATRGHWLEWKLPVRTTGDYVIYLRYCSGAPQAPRRALTIDGKSPGAPFDEMTLPLTGGFCTGGDNWVYYAAGGGQTVRLEAGEHRLRLTNLGDGVGLDTILLVRR comes from the coding sequence ATGAGATCCTCTCTCGGCCAGTTCCCCGCCGTCGCGTTGCTCAGCCTGCTCGTGCTCATGCCCGGCGCCGCCCGGGCGCAGCAGGACACCGACCGAGACGGCCTGCCCGACGCGGTCGAGGAGCAGTTGGCTACCGACCCCCAGTTCGCCGAGCCGCTGCAGGCGGTGGGCACGTTCACCCGCCCGGTCAGTGACAAGGGGGCCATGCAGTTCGCGCAGGTCCAGTTCGGCAACGCGGGCCAGCACCGGTGGCTGTGGGCCATCCACTTCCAGAAGCCTTACTCGTTCGCCAACTCCACGCTCATTCTGTACCTCGACGCTGACAACAACCCCCAGACGGGCCGCACCGGGATGGGCTGCGAGTACATGTTCTCGCACAACGAGGGTCTCGGGGGCGTGACGGCCTTCGCACCCGATGGCGGCCCCGCCGTGGGCAGCAATGCGCGCGTGGCCCTGCACGCCGGTGTGCTCTACATGTGCGTGGACTGCCCGATCAAGCAGGAGCATGGCAAGTCGGTTTTCCGCTACACCGTCCTGTCCGAGTACCGCGAGCCACACACCGGGGCCGACAGTACCGCCTGGGTGAACGCGACCGGCCCGGCCGATAGCGACAAGAAGGTGATCCTCACGATAGATCAGATCGCCTCCGATGAGCACTTCCTGACGACCGAGGGCCTGGACCTGATCTGGAAGCTGCAGGCCGACCCGGCGAACGTGTGCCTCCGCACCCCCGACGCAGAGCTGAAGAACATGCGCTACCACGATACCGAGTACCGCTGGTGGGCCGTGACCGGCGCCAATGGCAGTCTCACCGTGACGGTGCCGAAGGCCGGAACGTTCTTCCCGGCGGTCGTGGCCTACGACAGCGCCGGGGCGGAGACATACCAGGTGTTGCTCGACGGCCAACCACTCGGGCACTTCGTCGCGGCCGAAGATGACCGCCGCCAGCGCATCCACTTCCTGGACAAGCCAGTCGCCTTCAAGGGCGGGGAGAAGCTGACGGTCAAGGTCGGCAGCGTAGGACCACACATCACCGAGGATGTCATGCTGCTGGCCCAGCAGCCGCCGATCCGTGGGCGCAAGTTCGAGATCCAGCAGATCGAGAGCGGCCTCACCCGCGTCGAGGGACAGGACGTGATGCGCCTGACGTGGATCACCACCTGGCCGGCGGCGTGCAAGGTCGAGTATTGGCCCGTAGGGGCGCAATTCACTGCGCCCGGGGAGGGCGCGACGGCGGAGGGCGCGATGAATCGCGCCACTACGGAACCCGTCCCCGTGGCCAACCATCGTGTCTTCCTCTCCGGCCTCCGGCCAGGCACGAAGTACGGCTTCCGCATCCTCGCCCCGAAGCCTGACGGGACACCCGTGCAGAGCCCGGACCAGAGCTTTACCTTCCAACTCCCCAGGCCACTCGTCGGCACAGCCAAGCGCGAGCGCACGCCACTGCGGATCGAGAACCCGTACGACTTCCCGGTCAACGATGCCTGCATCTCGACGGGTGTGCCGTTTGCACAGGGCGAGCTGGGCGATCCCACACAGGTGCGCCTACTGGCCGGCGACGGCACGGAGAAGCCCGTGCAAGTGAAGCCCACCGCGTATTGGCTCGATGGCAGCATCAAGTGGCTGCTGGTGACGTTCCTGGAGAGCGCCGGGCCGAAGCAGATCGTGACCGATCAACTGGAGTACGGGTCGCAGGTCCAGCGCCAGGCGTTCGGCAGCGGCCTGGAGCTGAAGCAGGAGGGGAAGCAACTCACGGTCAACACCGGCCGCCTCCGCGTGTCCTTCGATGCGGGCAAGTCGGCGCTGCCGACGGCGGTCAGCTTCGACACCGACAGTGGCCGGGAGACGGCGACGCAACTGCCCTGGGCGACGATGAAGGACGCGTCCGGCAACCCGTTCGACACGCTGCACGCGCCGGAGCGGATCGAGATCGAGGAAGAGGGACCGATCCGGACGATCGTCAAGGTCGTCGGGCATCATCAGGATGCCGCGGGCAAGCCGTTCATGGCCTACATCATCCGCTACGTCTTCGCCAATGAGCAGACCGCGTTCCGGGTCTACTACACGTTCGGCAACGACGAGGCCAGCGACATGACCGGCTTCAAGGGGCTGACGCTGAGCCTGCCGGTCGGGCCGGACGGAAAGTGGACGACATCCGTGGACGGGCAGGTTCGGGCAGGGACGAAGCATCTGAGTGTGCGGCAGATAGATGATGGCGTCTGCAGCGTCAACGGCGAGGGCGGGGGCAGCCCGACCACCCGACGAGCCGACGGTTGGGTGGATGTCAGTGGCGCGAAGACCGGGCTGACGGTTGCCGTACGCGACTTCTGGCAGCAGTACCCCAAGGGCTTCGAGGTCTTCGAGAACCGGATCGAGGCGCGGCTTTGCCCCGAGTTCGTGTCCGGCACCTACGACCAGCGCGACATGATGGACGAGGTGAAGCTGTACTACTACCTGCGCAACGGGCAGTACACGGTGCGGCAGGGCGTGCAGAAGCAGCATGAGCTGCTCATCGCCCCGCACTCCGGGGGCGTGGCCAAGGAGCTGCGTGATGAGTTGACGGCCTTCCAGGAGCCGCTCATCGCCACGTGTACGCCGGAGCGCTACTGCGGCACGCAGGTCTTCGGGGACATCCTGCCCGCGACGGCCGGCCGCTCGGCGGAGTATGAGCGCATCTGCGAGAATGTGCACCGCGCGTACACGACCAACCGGGATACCTCGCGCAACTTCGGGATGCTCAACTTCGGCGACCAGTTCGGCGAGCGCAGGATCAACTGGGCCAACGGGGAGTACGACCACCACCATGCCTTCCTGATGCAGTACATCCGCACGGGCGACCGCAAGTGGTACTTCCTGGGCGAGAAGGCGGCCCGTCACGCGATTGACGTGGACACGTGCCACTATGGCCCGCGCCTGGGCGGGGAGTGGATCCACGCGATGGGCCACACCGGCGGCTACTACACCAAGGACCCCTTCGGCGGGCTGGGCATCTCGGGCGGGGGGTTCTCACCCAGCCATACCTGGACCGAAGGCTTCTGCGATTGGTTCGCACTCAGCGGCGACGTGACCGCCTCCGAGAACGCGGCCTTGGTGGCCGACCACTATGGCGGGGCGTACCTGAACAACTACGACTACGGCAACTGCCGCGACAACGGCTGGCACCTGCTGCTGACGATGGCCGCCTACCACGCCACGAACGACCCGTACTACTTGAACGCCGCGCGGATCATCGTGCAGCGCACGCTGGAGCGCGTGACGCCGGGCGACAAGCCGGGCACGTCCGTGGGCTGGCACCGACAGATGGTGCCGGGACACTGCCTGGACATGCCGCGCCACCGGGGCGAGGCCAACTTCATGCTCGGGGTGCTGGCGAACGGGCTGGAGGTGTACTACGGCGACCTCCCCGACCCGCGCGTGGCCGAGGCGGTCAAGGGGGGCGCCACCATGGCGGTCAAGGAGATGTGGGTGCCCGAGTGTGACGGCTTCCGCTACACCTCGTGCCCCAACATGAAGGGCTACACCGCCAACAACGACATGACGGCCGAGGTGCTCTTCTTCGCCTACCGGCTGGGTGGCGATCCGCAGTATGGGGAGATCGCCATGCGGGCGATGGCCGCGGCGTTCCGCGACGGCATCGGCTCCATCGCCCATCTGCGCTGGACGCCGCGCATCATCAACAACATGGACCTGCTGCGGCGCGAGGGGCTGTGGTTCGCGCCGACCCAGGGGTCGGTGGCCAGCCGGCCCGCCGTGCGGATCGTCCTGCGCAGTGACAAGGCCCAGAGCTTCAACATCAGCCTGACCGGGCAGAAGCCGGTGCAGTGGAGCAGCCTGGCTACCCTCGCCACGCCCGATGGCAAGACACTGCAAGCCGACGACGACGGCCTGCTGGCGTTGGAGAATGCCCCACCGGGCTACTACACCCTCACGGTCGCCGCCGTGCCGACGGCCTGGCAGATGGACACGACACTGCGGTACTGGGTCGTGGACGCAAGCCAGGGCGTCGTGCTGCAGGTGGGCAAGATGCCCTCCCTGCTGCGCTATCATGGGGGCGCTACGGCCGCGCTCACAGCCAGGCAGGGCAAGCCCACCATCGGCAAGCCGGCAACGACCGGCGGCGTCGCCAGCGTGACGGTCAGCGGCCCCGGGCAGATCGTGGCGAAGCTTGGCGGGCAGCCGTGGCTGTCGCTGGGCTGGGGGGAGTTGATGGACCCCTCCGTCCCTTTAGTGTCCATTGAGGGCCCTCGGGCGTTGCTGCCGGGGGTCCTCAGCGCGGAGTACCGCGCGCAGGTCACGGACCTGGACGATGACGCCGTGAGCTACGTCTGGGACTTCGGTGACGGGCAGACGGTGCAGGGCCAAAGCGTCCGGCACACCTTCGCCGCCATGGGCCGCCAGAGGGTCAGGGTGACTGTCACCGACAAGGCCGGTCACCGGGCCGACGCGGAGATTGGCGTCTCCCTGCCGCCCGCGGAGCTCGCCACCGCGAAGCCCGAGCAGGTCATCGCGCTGGAGGCCGAGGACTTCGCCGACCAGGGCGGGGACAAGGTGCAGGTCTTTGACCGCATCGGCAACAGCGGACGCATGATCAGCTACTGGGACGCGACCAGGGGGCACTGGCTGGAGTGGAAGCTGCCGGTGAGGACGACCGGGGACTACGTGATCTATCTACGGTACTGCTCGGGGGCGCCCCAGGCGCCGCGCCGCGCGCTGACCATTGACGGCAAGTCGCCCGGCGCGCCGTTCGATGAGATGACGCTGCCGCTGACCGGAGGCTTCTGCACCGGCGGGGACAACTGGGTGTACTACGCCGCCGGAGGCGGCCAGACCGTGCGGCTGGAGGCCGGTGAGCATCGTCTGCGCCTGACGAACCTCGGCGATGGCGTGGGACTGGATACCATTCTGTTGGTGCGCCGGTAG
- a CDS encoding acetylxylan esterase: MRSVRTLLFLAAVLLAAGVAGAQPAPDVHLYDRDASQPLNAEVKPSEDTADWTVLHVLYDSTRGQRVPALLGLPKTGVKPYPLLLLQHGLGGDKNVDYVRLPALELAKRGYATLRMDAHSHGERAAAGAPGGNNMVALVIGMIQNGGWAQSVVDMRRGLDYCASRDDLDMSRVGYMGVSMGAIMGGVLCGVDDRVDAAVLLLGGSLGVLLPGFFDAVDPARYIAAFAPHPLLMLNGKQDPLITPGAAQRLFDAAGEPKRIVWYETTHTLPQDEAVKEVTAFIGEHVPATKPQ, encoded by the coding sequence ATGAGATCTGTCAGGACGCTTCTCTTCCTCGCTGCGGTGCTGCTGGCGGCGGGCGTCGCCGGGGCCCAACCGGCTCCCGATGTGCACCTGTATGACCGCGACGCGAGCCAGCCGCTCAACGCCGAGGTCAAGCCGTCTGAGGATACGGCTGACTGGACCGTGCTCCACGTGTTGTACGACAGCACGCGCGGGCAACGCGTGCCCGCGCTGCTCGGCCTCCCCAAGACCGGCGTGAAGCCCTACCCACTGCTCCTGCTGCAGCACGGGCTGGGCGGGGACAAGAACGTGGACTACGTGCGCCTGCCGGCGCTGGAGCTAGCGAAGAGGGGCTACGCAACGCTGCGCATGGACGCGCACTCGCACGGCGAACGCGCCGCCGCGGGCGCGCCGGGCGGCAACAACATGGTTGCGCTCGTCATCGGCATGATCCAGAACGGCGGCTGGGCGCAATCGGTCGTGGACATGCGCCGGGGCCTGGACTACTGCGCCAGCCGGGACGACCTGGACATGTCTCGCGTGGGCTACATGGGGGTGAGCATGGGAGCGATCATGGGGGGCGTGCTCTGCGGCGTGGACGACCGCGTGGACGCGGCGGTGCTGCTGCTCGGGGGCTCGCTGGGCGTCCTGCTGCCCGGATTCTTCGATGCCGTTGACCCGGCGCGCTACATCGCCGCCTTTGCGCCTCACCCACTGCTGATGCTCAACGGCAAGCAAGACCCGCTCATCACACCCGGGGCGGCCCAACGCCTCTTCGACGCGGCCGGCGAGCCGAAGCGCATCGTGTGGTACGAGACGACGCACACGCTGCCGCAGGACGAGGCCGTCAAGGAAGTGACGGCATTCATCGGCGAGCACGTACCGGCGACCAAGCCGCAGTAG
- a CDS encoding DUF3395 domain-containing protein has product MARWLAVMLLFAASALHAQSPAELERGFANPPPSARPQTWWHWVDGNVTREGITLDLEAMQRVGIGGVEIFNVGCGLPPGPVRFLSDDWRQLIQHAIGEADRLGLEVCLHNCAGWSSSGGPWIKPEQAMQMVVTSEVRIGGTRSQARGGPDGTRPLQLPQPPTRKGFYRDIAVLAFPTPPAEREAMADLKPQVTCSIAGLDASRLADGRGDTAASLSATQARPATVDFVFPRPYTVRSLVLQATAGRTPMRVELLASDDGAAWRKVTQVHIGETTLLRPPITASFASTTARQFRLQLTSGGGRTASLNITELRLEAGARLGDIGGKAGYTRGGPAEPATGDAPADAVIARKDIVDLTDRLQPDGTLNWKPPAGDWTIIRCGYTLTGKDNHPAPPEGTGLECDKLSAEAADAAFAGMMGLVIADAGPLAGKALNQALIDSYEVDCQNWTPKMREEFSARRQYDLTPLLPVLTGRVVDSVDVSERFLWDYRRTIGDLYTDNYFGRFAELCHKSGLKLGAEPYGNGNFDDLACGAKADIPMSEFWVGQGRGVSNAKLASSAAHTNGRQVVGAESFTATAEAGRWLNHPAQVKSLGDLMECGGVNRFIFHCYAQQPWRDLAPGMTMGPWGTHFSRTNTWWEQSVGWMRYLARCQYVLQSGLFAADLCYLVGENAPNGSPGRGGLSPAPPVGYDYDTCSADVVLTRMSVRDGRIVLPDGMSYRLLVLPPRRTMTPELLRKVAALVKAGATVIGPKPSASPSLREFPRADETVRTLADELWGKCDGKAVTENAYGAGRIIWGRPLDKLLAELQLPPDAEFEPGQDMVYIHRRIGGSEAYFVSSQSARPQVVQATFRVEGMVPELWRPETGQAEPAPLWRKLPGRTQVTLQLDPAEALFVVFRRPASPGDTLVSMAREAEAVQAGPRPTHKLEITGATYGVLSQEIPDCVDVTAQLRALVKNGSLTVAATNSLAGDPAQNVVKQMRVDYTYNGAPGRRIVGEGETLRLPETPAAQPGVLEIRSALYGVLPPDGPPPQKLTVDVTQALAALVKDGTLSVVAGNALAGDPASMIFKQLRVEYTVDGKPHSRTIGENQTLELPDSRDLPDEPPGPPVARVTVATDSALALTAWENGRYVGATASGKRVSAEVTGLPAPQVVPGPWEVRFPPRLGAPERVTFSRLAPWTESDDPGVKYFSGTATYVGTFNLPAPAPDASRRLLLDLGIVREIARVSVNGKDVGLLWHSPFRADITAAAQPGTNRLEIQVTNLWVNRLIGDEQLPPEAEYRPGGPIKAWPDWVYGNIPRPTTGRVAFPAWNHWGKDGALQESGLIGPVTLRVGQTVTLSLPRD; this is encoded by the coding sequence ATGGCCCGCTGGCTCGCCGTCATGCTGCTGTTCGCCGCCTCCGCGCTCCACGCGCAGTCGCCTGCCGAGCTCGAACGGGGCTTCGCCAATCCCCCGCCCTCGGCCCGCCCCCAGACCTGGTGGCACTGGGTGGACGGCAACGTCACCCGCGAGGGGATCACGCTCGACCTGGAAGCCATGCAGCGGGTGGGCATCGGCGGAGTGGAGATCTTCAACGTGGGCTGCGGGCTGCCGCCGGGGCCGGTGCGCTTCCTGAGCGACGACTGGCGCCAACTGATCCAGCATGCCATCGGCGAGGCCGACCGCCTCGGGCTGGAGGTGTGCCTGCACAACTGCGCCGGCTGGTCGAGCAGCGGCGGCCCGTGGATCAAGCCCGAGCAGGCCATGCAGATGGTCGTGACCTCCGAGGTGCGGATCGGCGGGACGCGCAGTCAGGCGCGTGGTGGGCCGGATGGTACCCGGCCCCTCCAACTGCCCCAGCCGCCTACCCGCAAGGGCTTCTACCGCGACATCGCCGTGCTCGCCTTCCCCACCCCGCCGGCCGAGCGCGAGGCAATGGCGGACCTCAAGCCGCAGGTCACCTGCAGCATCGCCGGGCTGGACGCCTCGCGGCTGGCGGATGGGCGCGGGGACACGGCGGCGAGTCTGTCCGCCACCCAGGCGCGTCCGGCCACGGTGGACTTCGTCTTCCCGCGCCCCTACACCGTGCGGTCGCTGGTCCTGCAGGCCACGGCCGGGCGGACGCCGATGCGGGTCGAGCTATTGGCCTCGGACGACGGCGCCGCCTGGCGCAAGGTGACCCAAGTCCATATCGGCGAGACGACGTTGCTGCGCCCGCCGATCACGGCCTCCTTCGCGTCCACGACGGCACGGCAGTTCCGCCTGCAGTTGACTTCGGGCGGAGGACGCACGGCCAGTCTCAACATCACCGAGCTGCGCCTGGAGGCAGGGGCGCGTCTGGGCGACATCGGCGGCAAGGCGGGCTACACCCGGGGCGGCCCGGCAGAGCCGGCGACCGGCGACGCCCCGGCCGACGCGGTCATCGCCCGTAAGGACATCGTAGACCTGACCGACCGCCTGCAGCCCGACGGAACGCTCAACTGGAAGCCGCCGGCGGGGGACTGGACGATCATCCGCTGCGGCTACACACTCACCGGCAAGGACAACCACCCCGCGCCGCCGGAGGGCACCGGCCTGGAGTGTGACAAGCTCAGCGCCGAGGCCGCCGACGCTGCCTTCGCCGGCATGATGGGCCTGGTCATTGCCGACGCCGGGCCGCTGGCGGGCAAGGCGCTCAACCAGGCGCTGATTGACAGCTACGAGGTGGACTGCCAGAACTGGACGCCGAAGATGCGCGAGGAGTTCTCGGCGCGGCGCCAGTACGACCTCACGCCGCTGCTGCCGGTGCTGACGGGCCGGGTCGTCGACAGCGTGGACGTCTCCGAGCGCTTCCTGTGGGACTACAGGCGCACCATCGGCGACCTGTACACCGACAACTACTTCGGCCGCTTCGCCGAGCTGTGCCACAAGTCCGGCCTGAAGCTGGGGGCCGAGCCGTACGGCAACGGCAACTTCGACGACCTCGCCTGCGGCGCCAAGGCCGACATCCCCATGAGCGAGTTCTGGGTGGGCCAAGGCCGCGGTGTGTCCAACGCCAAGCTCGCCTCCTCGGCGGCGCACACCAATGGGCGGCAGGTTGTGGGGGCGGAGTCGTTCACCGCCACCGCCGAGGCCGGGCGCTGGCTGAACCACCCGGCGCAGGTCAAGTCGCTGGGCGACCTGATGGAGTGCGGCGGCGTCAACCGCTTCATCTTCCACTGCTACGCCCAGCAGCCGTGGCGCGACCTCGCCCCGGGCATGACCATGGGCCCGTGGGGCACGCACTTCAGCCGCACGAACACCTGGTGGGAGCAGTCCGTGGGCTGGATGCGCTACCTGGCGCGCTGCCAGTATGTGCTGCAGAGCGGACTGTTCGCGGCCGACCTGTGCTATCTGGTCGGCGAGAACGCCCCCAACGGCTCGCCGGGTCGGGGCGGCCTCTCCCCCGCCCCGCCAGTCGGCTATGACTACGACACCTGCAGCGCCGATGTGGTGCTCACGCGCATGAGCGTCCGCGACGGGCGGATTGTCCTGCCGGACGGGATGAGCTATCGCCTGCTGGTGCTGCCGCCACGCCGGACGATGACGCCGGAGCTGCTGCGCAAAGTGGCCGCGCTGGTCAAGGCCGGGGCGACCGTCATCGGCCCGAAGCCCTCGGCCTCGCCCAGCCTGCGCGAGTTTCCGCGGGCCGATGAGACGGTCCGCACGTTGGCCGACGAACTGTGGGGCAAGTGTGACGGCAAGGCAGTGACGGAGAACGCCTACGGCGCGGGGCGGATCATCTGGGGCCGGCCGCTGGACAAGCTGCTCGCGGAGTTGCAACTGCCACCCGACGCGGAGTTCGAGCCGGGGCAGGACATGGTCTACATCCATCGGCGGATCGGCGGCAGCGAGGCGTACTTCGTCTCCAGCCAGAGCGCCCGGCCGCAGGTCGTGCAGGCCACGTTCCGGGTCGAGGGGATGGTCCCCGAGCTATGGCGCCCGGAGACGGGGCAGGCCGAGCCCGCCCCGTTGTGGCGCAAGCTGCCGGGGCGCACACAGGTGACGTTGCAGCTCGACCCGGCCGAGGCGCTCTTCGTGGTCTTCCGGCGGCCCGCCAGCCCGGGGGATACGCTCGTGAGCATGGCGCGCGAGGCCGAGGCCGTACAGGCTGGCCCCCGCCCGACCCACAAGCTCGAGATCACCGGCGCCACCTATGGCGTGTTGAGCCAGGAGATCCCCGACTGTGTGGACGTGACAGCGCAACTGCGGGCCCTGGTGAAGAACGGCAGCCTGACCGTCGCCGCCACCAACTCGCTCGCCGGCGACCCGGCGCAGAATGTCGTCAAGCAGATGCGGGTGGACTACACGTACAACGGCGCGCCGGGGCGGAGGATCGTGGGGGAAGGGGAGACGCTGCGTCTGCCGGAGACGCCTGCCGCCCAACCAGGCGTGCTGGAGATCCGCAGCGCCCTGTATGGCGTGCTGCCCCCGGACGGTCCGCCGCCGCAGAAGCTCACCGTGGATGTGACGCAGGCGCTGGCGGCGCTGGTGAAGGACGGCACGCTGTCCGTGGTGGCCGGGAATGCGCTCGCGGGCGACCCCGCCTCGATGATCTTCAAGCAGTTGCGGGTGGAGTACACGGTGGACGGCAAGCCGCACAGCCGCACTATCGGCGAGAACCAGACGCTGGAGTTGCCCGACAGCCGTGACCTGCCGGATGAGCCCCCCGGCCCGCCCGTCGCGCGCGTCACCGTCGCGACGGACAGCGCGCTGGCGCTGACGGCCTGGGAGAACGGCCGCTATGTCGGCGCGACGGCGAGCGGCAAGCGCGTGTCGGCGGAGGTCACCGGTCTGCCCGCGCCGCAGGTCGTGCCCGGCCCGTGGGAAGTGCGCTTCCCGCCCAGGCTCGGGGCGCCCGAGCGCGTCACCTTCTCGCGCCTGGCGCCATGGACCGAGAGTGACGACCCGGGCGTGAAGTACTTTTCGGGGACGGCCACCTACGTGGGCACGTTCAACCTGCCCGCGCCCGCCCCCGACGCCTCGCGCCGCCTGCTGTTGGACTTGGGGATTGTCCGCGAGATCGCACGCGTGTCGGTCAATGGCAAGGACGTGGGCCTCCTGTGGCACAGCCCGTTCCGGGCGGACATCACGGCCGCAGCGCAGCCCGGCACGAACCGCCTGGAGATCCAGGTGACGAACCTGTGGGTCAACCGCCTGATCGGCGACGAGCAGCTCCCGCCCGAGGCGGAGTACCGTCCCGGCGGGCCGATCAAGGCGTGGCCCGACTGGGTGTACGGCAACATCCCTCGCCCCACGACCGGGAGGGTCGCCTTCCCGGCGTGGAACCACTGGGGCAAGGACGGAGCGCTGCAGGAATCGGGGCTGATCGGGCCGGTGACGCTACGCGTCGGGCAGACAGTGACCTTGAGCCTGCCCAGGGACTGA